AGGCTGCGGCCCCCGCCCGGCTGCGGCAGCTTCAGTTTCGGCAGGGCGTCGCGCAGCCACGCGGGCAGGCCTCGTGATTCCGGGCCGAACAGCAGGTAATCCCCGCGCGCGAAGCCCGCCCGCGTGTGCAGCTGCGTGGCGTGTGTGCTGAACGCGAAGACCCGTGCTCCCGAACCCAGCGTGCCCTGAAAGGCCGTCCAGCTCGCATGCTCGTGCAGGGTCACGCCCTGCAGGTAATCCATGACGGCCCGGCGGAACTCGCGGTCATGCAGGTGAAAGCCGTACGGTCGGATCAGGTGCAGTTCAGCGCCCAGCACCGCGCAGGTGCGCGCCACGTTGCCCACGTTCCCGGCCTTTTCCGGCTCGAACAGCACCACCCGCAGCAGGGGAGGCGTCATGCGCGGGCGCTCAGGGCCCGCCAGTGGGCGGTGGAGGCATACGCCTGCCGTGCCGGCACGGACACCAACGTCAACTCCGGGTATCGCATGGCCGTGAGCGTTCCTCCGAACACGCAGCCGGTGTCGAGGTTCACGGTGCGTCCTCGCCAGTCGGGCTCCAGCACCGACGTGTGGCCGTACACCACCAGGGCCGGGCCCGTGTAGTCCGTCACCCAGTCCACTGGCCCGTCGGCCCCGTCGGCGCGGCTTCGGCCAGACCTGCGACCCCAGACGTTGAACTGTTCACGCTCGTCCGGGTCGTCCGACTTGAGTTCCCCGGCATGCACGACCAGCAGGCGGCCGCCATCCAATTCCAGCCGGGCGGGCAGGGATGCCAGAAAGCGCCGCATCGCGTCGCGTTCGGCCTCTGACACCGCGGAGAGCTGATCCAGCGACACCAGCAACGACTTCGACGTCTCGACCGCTTCGCCCTGAAGGGCGCGGGCCAGCCGCTCGTCGTGGTTGCCGCGCACGCACAGGGCCGTGCCACGCTGCACGGCGTCCATCACCAGCCGCACCACGGCGGCAATCCGGGGGCCACGGTCGACCAGATCCCCCACGAACACCACCTGACGGCCCGGCGGCGGCGTGAGCGTTCCGCCGCTGCACGCGTACCCCAGCCGGGCCAGCACGTCCAGCAGTTCCTCGAAGCAGCCGTGGACGTCTCCGATCACATCGTAGGCCACCGGCATCAGGTCGCGGCCCCGGATCGGGCCAGCAGCACCGTCACCCGCACCTGCACGTGCGCCGGGGCCTGTCCCTCGGACGTCTTGAAACTCACGCCCACCTCCGTCTCCGGCAGGTTCAGCAGCGCCGCCACGTTCCGGGCGATCTCGGTGCGCCTCGGCCCCAGCTTCGGCCGGTCCAGCGTGACCACCAGCGCCACGTTCACCGGCCCGTACCCACGCTCGCGCACCAGCTCCAGCGCCCGCTCCACGATCACGCGCGAGTCCAGGCCGCGCCACTCGGCCGCCGTATCCGGAAAGTACTGACCGATGTCGCCCAGCGCCAGCCCTGACAGCAGCGCGTCGGCCACGGCGTGCAGCACCGCGTCGCCGTCGCTGTGGGCCACCGCGCCGTGGTGGGCCTCCGGCAGCGGCACGCCCCCCAGAACCAGGGGCCGCCCCGCTTCCAGCCGGTGCGCGTCCTCGCCGTACCCGATGCGGTAGGGAACAGAAACCATGCCGCGAGCATAGGCCACCGGCCCCCTGCCTGCGACCAGCTGTTAACGCCCCGCTAATGCCCTCCCTGCCACGCTGCCCACAGACCGGTTGGGGCCGCGCCACAGCACCCCGGCGGCCCAAGGGAGCGCGCGACATGGGTCAGGATCTACCCGACGATCTCTTCGAATTCTTTCCGCTGCCCACGCTGTGCTGGCCAGCCACAGACCACGCGGCTGAACCGCAACCGAATCTCGCCTACCGGCGCACCTATCCGCCCGGCGCCCTGCCGGGTGCCGGCACCTGGGCCGACGGGCACCACATCCAGCGCCTCCTCACACAGGACGGTCACCTCCGCTTCAGCCGCGTGCACCTGACCACCCTGCCCGGCGGCACGCGGCTGGCCACCATCGAGGACGTCCACGAGTACCACCAGGACGCCCTGACCGGCCTGCTCGACCGCCGCGCCCTGCAGCACGATCTCCGAACCCAGACGCCGGGCAGCGTGACCCTGCTCGACATCGACCACTTCAAGGCTGTGAACGACACCCTCGGACACGCCGCCGGCGACGACGTGCTGTGCGCGCTGGCCGCGCTCGTCGCCACGGTCGCCTGCACCTGCAATGGACACGCCTACCGCGTGGGCGGCGACGAATTCCTATTGCACACGCCGCGCCCCATCCCGGCCGACCAGCTGGATCAGCTGCACGGACAGTTCCGGCTGGCCATCTCCCGTCTGGGTGTGCCACGCGGCCAGATTTCCAGCGGCATGGCTCATGCCCCCCGCGACGGTAACACCATCCGGCACCTGATCCTGCACGCTGACGCGCAACTCGGTGAGCACAAACACCACCGGCAAGGCGCCGTTCACCGTCTGAACCTGGAGCCGGAGCCCACACCCCACCGTCCGGCGGGCTGGACGCACCGTTGACTCCGCACGCGGCCCTGCTCCGCTCCAGCGCCCACCCCTCCCCTCCAGAAGGACGCATGAGGCACCTGCCTACCCTCCCGGAACTCACGGGCCTCCACGAGAGCGGCGGCTCCCTGATGGGCACCACCACGCGTGGGCCGCTGGCCCTGTACCGCTACGTCCCTCTACAGGGGGCGGTGCTGACTGGGCAGGTCATTCCCTTCGCCGCGCGCTGGCCCGAGCACCTGAAACTGCTGATCTACCGCTACTCGCCGGTGCCCCCCCTGCCGCGCGGCATCCTGCCCCCGCACCTGCTGGAACGCCTCGGCGTTCGCCCACGCGACCTCGATGGCCTGCGCCCCTGGGATCAGCTGACGTACCAGGGATGGCCCGTGTACGTCTGCCTGCTCGACCGGCCCGGGGCGCGCCCCGCCGGCATCATCGAAAGCCAGTTCGAACAGCTCCGCCTGGACGTGCAGCCGCTGGGCCTGCCGGGCAGTGCAGGACAGGGGCCATAGAGCGCCACAGGAGGATGTATGACGGATCCCAACAACGACTCCGGAGAGGTTCCCGTTCCCTTCAGGACTCTGTTCGTCGATGACCGCACGGGGTACATCTACGGAGTCACCGAAGGCGACAGCCAGTACCCGCTGTACGTCTTTACACCGCTCAGGGAGGCCTGCGTCGGCCACTATGAAATCCCGGTGGGGCCGAACTGGCCGGAATACGCGGTCGATTTCGTGTTGACCTATGTTCCCGTGACGGCGGCCATTCCGGCGCCGTACCCGAGTGGGATCACCCTCGGCATCAACCGGCGGCCGAAGGACACCCAGAGGCCCTGGGATCAGGCGACCTACCACGGCTGGCCCCTGTATTACGTGGCGGATCATCAGACGAAGGCCGAGAAAGGCAACCACCCGGCCATGTTCGAGCCGGTCACGCTGGACATCGAGGTCATTGAGCCCAGCGACGGAGTAATCACACTGCCTGGACCGAACATTGGGCCTTGAAGTTCAGCGAGAGTCAAGGTGGTCGTGAAGCCACGCCCGGAGCGCGCCCACGTCCAGCGGTGGCCCGGCATTCGGGGTCGGGCCGGCCACGGCCTCTGCCCGCCGCCGCTGTTCGGTATGTGTGTTGTGATCCTGGGCAATGGCCGCCGCAAAGGCACGGACGCCTGCCGGGTCGGAGGCCAGCAGGTCCGCGGCCACGATCAGGAACAGTTCGATGGCCGTCCAGGGATTGCTCCCCTTGGCCACCCGTGGCATGGCCTCGCTGGCAGACTGCCGGGCCTCCAGTGCGCGGCCTCGGGCGTAGAGCAGCGCCGTGTCCAGCAGGGCGACCTCAATCTCGATTTCGGCATCTTCGACGGTTCGCAGCCTCTCCCGGAGATGCGCGGTGACGGCCTGCGCCTCCCGGAGGTTGCCCTGGCGAAGGTTGATCCGGCTTCTGTAGGTCAGGCAGAGCATGGCGCTGCTCACGTCACCAAGACGTTCGCAGGCCATCTGGACGTCCGAAACCTCTGCGAGCAGGGCATCGAGATCGGTGTCCGGCAGGTAGAGGCTGGTTTGCAGCATGTACCGGCGGACATGCAGGCCCAGGCTTTCCGGGAGTTCTGGAAGCAGGCGCACAATAGCGGCCAATTCCGCGCGGATTTCGGCGGTGTCCGCAAAAAAACTGAGGCTGCCCAGGATGTTCATCCGGTACCCCACGACCCGCATCCGGTCTCCGAGCTGTTCGGCCAGCGCCAGGGCCTGCCGGATGAGGTCGACGGACGCCCGGTACTGGCCCTGCTGGGCACGGACACTCCCCAGCGTATTCAGCACTTTCATCCGGCTCGCTGGGTCGCCGGCCAGCGGACCCTGCAAAAAACGGGCGGCCAGCGTCTGCGCGTCCAGCAGCCGTCCGGCACGGTACGCCAGCCACATGCACGCGATCTGGGTGGCCGCCTGCACGTCGGCGGGCGCTGTGGCGTCCTCGGCCTCGTCGGCCAGCAGCGCGAACACGTCGGTGCCGCTGCCCAGCAGGCCGCGCCGGTCGTAGTGGGCCAGCAGGTGATTCACGGTGCTGGCCTGAAGCGTGCTGTCCCGGAGCGCGTTCGAGACGGCCAGCCGCAGGTTGCCGCGCTCCAGATCGACCGGAGGACTTTCCGGGGCCTGCGCGGTAAACCACGTCAGGTAGTGCTCGGCATGGGCACGGCGGGCAGCGTGCGCCAGTGCCGGGTGCGCCTGGGCCTGGGCGTTCAGGACGCCGGTCAGGGCCGGGTATACGCGTAGGCGCTCACTGCCCGGCTGGTACGTTTCCAGAAAGGAATGGGTCAGCAGGGCGTCCAGATCGTGGTCGCTCACGCCCAGGGCGGGCGTGTCGGCCGGGTCGAAGTCGGCACACACGCCCAGGCGCAGGGCGGCCTCGCGCTCGCGCTCGTTCAGCAGCTCCCACGAGCGCTGGGCGACCAGCATCAGGCCCCGGCGGCCATCGTGATCGCCGCCGGGACTGCTGAGGGTCGCGGCCTCGTGCAGCACGCGGGCGTAGACGTCGTCCAGGCTTTCCACGCGCAGCCACGACGCAGCCAGTGCCAGGGCCAGCGGGTGCCCCAGCAGGCGGCGGGCCAGGCCGCCGATCAGGGCGGCGTTGTCCGGGCTCAGGGTGAAGTCGCGGCGCACGCGGGCCGCCTCGCGCAGAAACAGGATCACGGCGCTGCTCGCGGCGATCTCCGGCAGGTCGGCGTCGGGCGGCGGCACGTCCAGGCCGCCCAGGGTCAGGGTCAGCGTGTCAGCGGCCACCGCCTGGCCGGGCGGCGCGAGCTGGCCCAGTCGGCGGCGGCGGCCGCTGAGCACCCAGCGCACGTCCGGCAGGTCGCGGCGCAGGGTGCCCAGCAGCGCTGCGAGGTCGTGCAGGTCGTCCACGCCGTCCAGCAGGATCACGGGCGAGTCTCCCAGCAGCGGCGCCAGGCCCGCCCAGGTCCCCTGCACGGCCTGACCGGGCGCGCTGGCCCCGGCCAGGCGGGGCAGCAGGTCGGCGCTGCTCCGCGCTCCCTCGGAGTCGACGAGCACGGCGTGGCGACCTGCACGGCTCAGTTCGCGCAGCAGTTCGCGGCTCAGGGTGCTCTTGCCGATCCCGCCGGGGCCACTGACCGCCGCGACCGCCCCGCCGGGCCGGGCGGCCCACGCCAGCAGCGCGTCCAGCGGCTGGGCACGGCCCAGCATGCGCCCCGTGCGGGTGGTGGAGGCGACGGGTGTGTCGTCCGGGCCGGTCAGTCCGTGCAGTTCGGCCCGCAGTTCGGTTTCCAGCGCGCTCCCGGGCAGCGTCAGGGCCAGCAGGCGGCGCAGCAGCTCCGGTTCGGCGGGCGGCGCACCCGGCAGGCGGTAGGCGCGCTCCGTGAGGGCCTCGGCGTGTGCCGGATCGCTCGCCTCGGCCAGGGCCAGCACCTCGCCCTGCACATGCCGGGCCAGCCGGGTGCGCCAGCCCTCCACCCACTCCTCGAGGTCCGTGGAGACGTCGCCGAGTTTCACGCCCCCCAGGAACGCGCCAGGATAGGCGTTCAGGGCCGCCTGCCCGCGCAGGGTGAGCAGGCGGGCGGCGTCGCTGGGCAGCGAGGTCTCCAGGCGTTCCTCGCCTTCCAGGGCGCCGGGCGCGGCCTCGCGCAGCACGTACAGCGCGACGCGCAGGCTGGACTCCGGCTGCCGCGCGTTCGGCCACAGCAGCGTCCGCAGATCCCGGCGGGGCGTGGGTCCCTCCAGGGCCACGTACGCCAGCATCACCAGACTCTTCACCTTGTGGAACGTGCCCAGGTGCAGGTCACCCAGGGTTCGCAACTCGTCGGTGAACGTCGGTCCGGTCATGGGCTACCGCCGAGTCTACCCTCCGCTCCTCCGGCGGGGCAGGCCGGTGGCACCGGTCGTCCAGTCCGTTCAGGGTTCGGGAGGGTCGGTCTCGATGTGGGCTGCGCCGCGTGTCGCGTCCCGCAGGGCTGATGTGAAGGCGGGAACGTCCTCCGGGAACAGCTGCACGTCGAGCGTCACGCCGGCCGCGCCATATGCTTCCTCGCCGCGCACAGTGTCGAAGGTGACCAGCGCGTGGTACAGGGCGCTCACGTGCTCGAACGCCACGCGAACCATCACGGACTGCCGGGGGCGGACCTCCAGCCGGGGCGCGGTGCGCAGGCACTCGGCCGCCGTGCCTCCGTAGGCGCGCATCAGGCCGCCCGTGCCCAGGTTCACGCCGCCGTAGTACCGGACGACCACGACCATCACGTGATCCACGTCCTGTCCGTGGATGGCGCGCAGGATCGGGGTGCCCGCCGTCCCGCCCGGCTCGCCGTCGTCGTGGAAGCGGACGGCCGGGCCGATCTGGTACGCCCAGCAGTGGTGCGTGGCGTCCGGATAGCGGCTCTTCAACGCTGCGAGCTGCGAGAACGCTTCCTCCGGCGTGTCGGCCCGCTGGGCGAAGGCCAGGAATTCGGAATGGTTCACCACCGCGTCGTGCCGGTGTGGGCGCTCCAGCGTGGTGAACGGGGCGGGCAGCGGCTTGGGAACCTCCGCGCTCAGAGCAGGCCCCGGTCTTCCAGGTGCCGGCGCGCGTGGAACAGCGTCAGGCTGCTCGGCCCGTCGTGGATCTCTCCGGTCTCCAGCATCCGGTACACCTCGCGCAGGGGCATGACCACGCGCTCGATGGTCTCGGTGTCCTCGTGGGCCATCTCTCCCAGGGTCACGCCCAGCGCCAGGAAGGGGTAGAACACCACGCCGCTGATGCTCGGCTGCGGGTAGAAGCCCGGCAGCGGCAGCCACTCACCGCCGCGCCCGCCGACCTCCTCGGCCACCTCGCGCTGTGCGGCGGCCAGAACGGACTCGCCGGGTTCGATGCCGCCCGCCACGACCTCGGTAATGGTGGCGCGCAGCGGGTACCGGTACTGGCGGATCAGCACCGCGTCGCCGCTGTCCACGATCGGCAGCGCGAACACCGCCCGTGGGCCGCGCTGCCGGTACTGGTACGTGGTCTCCACGCCGCTGGGCAGCCGCACCCGGTCTTCCGAGAGGGCGCGGCGCCCCTCGAACAGCACCCTGGTCGAGAGGGTCTCCCAGGGCTGCGCGGCGTCCTCGACCAGCGCAGGCCAGTTCGGGTGCGTGTCCGCAGGCACGTCGGACTCGGGTCGGTCACTCATGCCCACAGGCTAGCGCGCACGTCCGGCAGCGGCGTCCAGCCCGGCCACGTCCACGCGCGCGGCCAGCGTGCCCGAGGCGGCGGCCGTCACGATCAGCGCCCCCGGTGTGACATCCAGGCCGCTCAAGTGCAGCGTTCCCACCGTGCCGGAGAGCGTGACGCCGGGCACCGGCCGGAAGGGCAATCGGGCCTGAGCCTGCGTGCGGGCGCGTTCCAGCAGCGGCCCCAGTTCCACGTGTGCCGCCTGCCGCACGAAGGCCTGCGCTCGGGCATCGGCCAGCCAGCCGATCACGCGCCCGGTCAGCCCCTCACGCCGCGTGACCACCGTGGCGCCCTCGAGGGTCAGGGTGCGTCCGGCGCTGTCCAGCACAGGCGTGCCGGTCACGTTGGCCGTCGCCTGCACCTTCAGGCCCAGCGGCCCGCTGACCTGCACGTGCACGGCCGCCCTGACCTGCTCTCCGGCGGGCGTCAGGGTCACGTCCAGCACGCGCAGCGTGGGATGGGTCGGTACGGGCAGCGGAATGGTCCGCGCCGCCGCGTAGGACGTCGCCAGCCGGGACAGGTCGGGCCACGCCAATCGCGCGGGCACGCTCAGCTGCACGCCGTCCTGGACGGGCCCCACCCGCACTGGCGGCAGGGGAGAGGGCGCGTCCAGCGGAACCGCCTGCCCGAGCTGAGCCCGCAGATCGAAGGCGGCTCCCAGCGTGAACGTCACGGCGTCCGGCGTGACCCGCACGGGCGTGACCGCCAGCGTGCGTCCCGTGACGAGGGCGCTGGCGGGTTCCGGAGTGGGCAGCGCCCACGGCTGCTGGCCCCGCGTCCACAGCGCCTGCGCCCGTTCGCGCAGCCGCGCGCCCTGCTGCACGGCCCGCTCGACCTCGGCCGCCACCCGGTCAAGCTGCGCCTGCACCTGCGACTCCACCAGGGACTGCACGCTGATCCGCACGCCCGGCGCGAGATCCACGCCCAGCGGGTCGGTCCAGAGCGCGCTGCCGACCACGCGCACGCCCGCGTCCCACTCCGGTGTCACGTACGGCGTCACAGTCAGGCGCACGGTCGCCTCCCCGCCGAAATTGCGGGCCAGGATGGCCCCCGTCCCACCCGGCCCGGCCCGGAACGCCGCGCGGATGGGCACGCTCACCACCAGTCCGGCACCGTCGGCCGACGGGTGCACACTGACGTGCCCCACGCGCGTGACCGTGCCCGTGAGCTGCACGCTCAGCAGGCCTCCCAGGTACGAGCGCGTCTCGTCCAGCCGCGCGAACTCGGCGGGCACGCGGGCGTTCGCGGCCACCTGCACGCCGGCCAGGGGCACGGTCAGCGGCACGGCCAGAGTCGAGGACGCCGCAGGTTCAGCTGACGAGGCGGCGAGGGCGGACGCGGACATGACCGCAGTCAACACGACCGGCATGAGAGGGCGCAGGGCGGCACGCATGCCGGGCAGCTTACGGTGCCGTGGTGAGCCGCGTTCCACCCGGTGAGACCTCTGAGAGCGGGGTGAGTCTTTGCTGTGCCCAGCGCGGCTAAACAGGTTCTGAACATCGGGGCGGTACAACACCGTCAGCGCGGATCCGAAGGCGCGATTCCACTCCCTGGAGGACCCATCCATGACGATCATCCCCCCCTACCCGGCCGACGACCACGACCATCACGACGACCTGAACGACCTGGGCCTGCAGGCCGATCAGGCCATGCTGGCGCGCTCCACCCTGGATCGTCGCAGGGTACTGGCGCTCGGCCTGCTCGGCATCGGGCTGCTGGTCGGCTGCGGCACCAGCGCCACCCCAGCGGGCACCGGCACGACCGGCACCGGCGACTGCCCCGCCGTCATTCCCACCGAGACGGCCGGGCCGTACCCCGCCGATGGCTCGGCCGCCTCCGGGCAGTCGGTG
The Deinococcus sp. KSM4-11 DNA segment above includes these coding regions:
- a CDS encoding YigZ family protein translates to MNHSEFLAFAQRADTPEEAFSQLAALKSRYPDATHHCWAYQIGPAVRFHDDGEPGGTAGTPILRAIHGQDVDHVMVVVVRYYGGVNLGTGGLMRAYGGTAAECLRTAPRLEVRPRQSVMVRVAFEHVSALYHALVTFDTVRGEEAYGAAGVTLDVQLFPEDVPAFTSALRDATRGAAHIETDPPEP
- a CDS encoding tRNA (cytidine(34)-2'-O)-methyltransferase; translation: MTPPLLRVVLFEPEKAGNVGNVARTCAVLGAELHLIRPYGFHLHDREFRRAVMDYLQGVTLHEHASWTAFQGTLGSGARVFAFSTHATQLHTRAGFARGDYLLFGPESRGLPAWLRDALPKLKLPQPGGGRSLNLSVAAGVAAFEAGRQIEGW
- a CDS encoding GGDEF domain-containing protein; protein product: MGQDLPDDLFEFFPLPTLCWPATDHAAEPQPNLAYRRTYPPGALPGAGTWADGHHIQRLLTQDGHLRFSRVHLTTLPGGTRLATIEDVHEYHQDALTGLLDRRALQHDLRTQTPGSVTLLDIDHFKAVNDTLGHAAGDDVLCALAALVATVACTCNGHAYRVGGDEFLLHTPRPIPADQLDQLHGQFRLAISRLGVPRGQISSGMAHAPRDGNTIRHLILHADAQLGEHKHHRQGAVHRLNLEPEPTPHRPAGWTHR
- a CDS encoding DUF4403 family protein, with the translated sequence MSASALAASSAEPAASSTLAVPLTVPLAGVQVAANARVPAEFARLDETRSYLGGLLSVQLTGTVTRVGHVSVHPSADGAGLVVSVPIRAAFRAGPGGTGAILARNFGGEATVRLTVTPYVTPEWDAGVRVVGSALWTDPLGVDLAPGVRISVQSLVESQVQAQLDRVAAEVERAVQQGARLRERAQALWTRGQQPWALPTPEPASALVTGRTLAVTPVRVTPDAVTFTLGAAFDLRAQLGQAVPLDAPSPLPPVRVGPVQDGVQLSVPARLAWPDLSRLATSYAAARTIPLPVPTHPTLRVLDVTLTPAGEQVRAAVHVQVSGPLGLKVQATANVTGTPVLDSAGRTLTLEGATVVTRREGLTGRVIGWLADARAQAFVRQAAHVELGPLLERARTQAQARLPFRPVPGVTLSGTVGTLHLSGLDVTPGALIVTAAASGTLAARVDVAGLDAAAGRAR
- a CDS encoding metallophosphoesterase — protein: MIGDVHGCFEELLDVLARLGYACSGGTLTPPPGRQVVFVGDLVDRGPRIAAVVRLVMDAVQRGTALCVRGNHDERLARALQGEAVETSKSLLVSLDQLSAVSEAERDAMRRFLASLPARLELDGGRLLVVHAGELKSDDPDEREQFNVWGRRSGRSRADGADGPVDWVTDYTGPALVVYGHTSVLEPDWRGRTVNLDTGCVFGGTLTAMRYPELTLVSVPARQAYASTAHWRALSARA
- the ispF gene encoding 2-C-methyl-D-erythritol 2,4-cyclodiphosphate synthase; amino-acid sequence: MVSVPYRIGYGEDAHRLEAGRPLVLGGVPLPEAHHGAVAHSDGDAVLHAVADALLSGLALGDIGQYFPDTAAEWRGLDSRVIVERALELVRERGYGPVNVALVVTLDRPKLGPRRTEIARNVAALLNLPETEVGVSFKTSEGQAPAHVQVRVTVLLARSGAAT
- a CDS encoding ATP-binding protein — encoded protein: MTGPTFTDELRTLGDLHLGTFHKVKSLVMLAYVALEGPTPRRDLRTLLWPNARQPESSLRVALYVLREAAPGALEGEERLETSLPSDAARLLTLRGQAALNAYPGAFLGGVKLGDVSTDLEEWVEGWRTRLARHVQGEVLALAEASDPAHAEALTERAYRLPGAPPAEPELLRRLLALTLPGSALETELRAELHGLTGPDDTPVASTTRTGRMLGRAQPLDALLAWAARPGGAVAAVSGPGGIGKSTLSRELLRELSRAGRHAVLVDSEGARSSADLLPRLAGASAPGQAVQGTWAGLAPLLGDSPVILLDGVDDLHDLAALLGTLRRDLPDVRWVLSGRRRRLGQLAPPGQAVAADTLTLTLGGLDVPPPDADLPEIAASSAVILFLREAARVRRDFTLSPDNAALIGGLARRLLGHPLALALAASWLRVESLDDVYARVLHEAATLSSPGGDHDGRRGLMLVAQRSWELLNEREREAALRLGVCADFDPADTPALGVSDHDLDALLTHSFLETYQPGSERLRVYPALTGVLNAQAQAHPALAHAARRAHAEHYLTWFTAQAPESPPVDLERGNLRLAVSNALRDSTLQASTVNHLLAHYDRRGLLGSGTDVFALLADEAEDATAPADVQAATQIACMWLAYRAGRLLDAQTLAARFLQGPLAGDPASRMKVLNTLGSVRAQQGQYRASVDLIRQALALAEQLGDRMRVVGYRMNILGSLSFFADTAEIRAELAAIVRLLPELPESLGLHVRRYMLQTSLYLPDTDLDALLAEVSDVQMACERLGDVSSAMLCLTYRSRINLRQGNLREAQAVTAHLRERLRTVEDAEIEIEVALLDTALLYARGRALEARQSASEAMPRVAKGSNPWTAIELFLIVAADLLASDPAGVRAFAAAIAQDHNTHTEQRRRAEAVAGPTPNAGPPLDVGALRAWLHDHLDSR
- a CDS encoding NUDIX hydrolase is translated as MSDRPESDVPADTHPNWPALVEDAAQPWETLSTRVLFEGRRALSEDRVRLPSGVETTYQYRQRGPRAVFALPIVDSGDAVLIRQYRYPLRATITEVVAGGIEPGESVLAAAQREVAEEVGGRGGEWLPLPGFYPQPSISGVVFYPFLALGVTLGEMAHEDTETIERVVMPLREVYRMLETGEIHDGPSSLTLFHARRHLEDRGLL